The Bradyrhizobium sp. CCGB01 genome segment GCGAACAGCTTGAGATCGCCCGCGCTCTGCTTGACGCCGATCACCAGCGGCACCTCGGTCATGATCCGCGTCAGCAGCGCCGGCGAGAGGTACGACCACGGCACCACGTTGTAGATGATGATGGGCATGCCGGTCTCGTCCGCCATGGCGCGGAAGTGCGCCACCATGGCTTCGTCGTCCGGCTTGAACAGGTAATGCACCGGCGTGACCTGGAGGGCGGCGACATTCATGTCGCGCACCAGCTTGCCGCGGCGGATCGCATCGCGTGTGGAGTCCACGATGATGCCGGCGATCACGGGAATGCGGCCCTTCACCGCCTCCACCGTCGCTTCCATCAGGTCGCGATATTCCTCGTGATCGAGCGTGTGGCCCTCGCCGGTCGAGCCGCCGGCCGCAACGCCATGCGCGCCGGCGCCGATCATCCAGTCGACCTGGGGCGCCACCAGCGTGTAGTCAATCTCGCCGTCTTTGCGGAACGGCGTCGTCATCGGCGGGATCACGCCGGTCGGTCGTACCTTCATGGTCTGCCCTCGCGTTTCCTTTGGTCCTGTGCCGGTCCCGCTCTTTTGACGAGTATCCGCACGCCTCGAAGCGTATCGCCTGTGCAGCCTCTGTGAAGGGCCGTCCGCGCGGCACAGCCCCCACAATCAATCATTCCTGCAGCCATTCCTGCAGTGATTCCTTGTGGGTTCCCCGTATTTGCCCGGCTTCGGTTTAGGGGCAATTTTTTTACAATCCGAATCATCAAATGAGGGTGGACGCTGGGTCGAGTCGGCCAGGCCAGCGTGTTGTTTCCGTCACAGGCTCTGGCACTCCGCTTGCATCCTCTTCGTGGTCAGAAACTACCGATGAGGTGACAGGAATGTTCGTGACCGTCGTTGCCGTGCTCTGCCGGCTGAGCGCAGCCAGCTCAGGCAGTTGCATCGAGGAAATCGTGACCGACAGCAACATGACGCCCGAGATATCGATGATGCAATGCGCGATCGGTGCACAGGCACCGCTTGCAAAATGGATGGGCGAGCATCCGATCTATCACGCCAACTGGCGCCTCGAGCGCTACAAATGCGTGCCGGGTCACTACGAGATCAAGGGCCACGCCTAAGGTCCCGCAAAACTACTGATACCAAGACGACGGATGAGGAAACGCCCGGAGGCCGTCTGGTCTCTCCGCGCGGCACTGCCAGCGCCAGACGCCATTGCGGCGGCGCGCGCCTTGTGACGACGATCACAGCTTCCCCTCAGGCCACCGCACGCAGGATGATCGCACGCGCCTGCCGCCCTTCCGGCGTCGGCATCAGCGCGTAATTGTGCGGCTGGTCACGGCGCAGATGCAGCTCGACCGGCACGCCCACCGCCCTCGCCCGCTCCGCGAGATCGACGCTGTCGGGGTAAAGCAGATCGCGCGTCCCTGCGAAGATCGTCATCGGCGCCAGCGCGCGGAAGGCGCCGTTGAGCGGGCTGACGAAGGGATGGCCGATATCGAGCTCGCCGGCATAGAGCCGCGCCGCCTCGATGATCCCCGGAATATCCTGGATCGGATCGCGGCCTGCGATCTCGACCTGCTCCGGGCGGCTGACCGACGCATCGGCCGCGGGCGAGATCAGCACCAGCCGGTTCGGCTGCCGATGGCCGCGATCGCGCAGCCATTGGCAGGCGGCGAGCGCAAGCCCCGCACCGGCCGAATTGCCGACCACCGTGACCTTTGCGGGCCCCGCGTCTTCGAGCAGCATCCGCAGCAGCTCGGCCGTCACCGGCACGACGTCCTTCGCAGTGGCGCGCGGCGCGAGCGGATAGATCGGCACCACGCACACGACTCTCGCCTTGCGCGTCATCTGTCCGACGAAGCGCCAATGCGCCGGCACGATCTCGTTGATGTAGCCGCCGCCATGCAGAAACATGACGTGGTTGCAGCCCTCATGGCCCGACGACGGCGCGGTGTAATAGACCGGCCATCCGCCCATCTTGGTCAGCGTCGCCTCGACGCCGCGGCCAAGTCCCGTCGGCTCATACGAGGCTGGCGCCAATGCAAGCTTCTGCACATGCGCCTGCACGGCCTCGGCGGACGCGAGCTGCTGCTTGTAGGGAAGCCGCCGCAGCAGCGCGTTGAAGCATCGGCTTTGCAAGCTCGGCGCGGGATCGGCGGGTGGCCGCATCCCCAACAATCGGCCGCCCGGACAAAACTGAAAGGCCGATGCGATCCTTGCAACGCTCATGTGACGTCTCCGCCAGACCAGGCTCTGCGTGGCGACGAAAAGGCTTGTTCAACCGCCGCCACATGCGGATATAATGCGAGCATTCGCTCGCTTTTCATACTCGCATTCGGATCGCAGATCTCATGGCGCGCAAACCTCCGACAAAACCCCGGAAAAATGCCTCGCAGGCGCGATCCCGCGCCACCGTCGATGCGCTGGTCGAGGCAACTGCTCGCATTCTGGTCCGCGAAGGTTTTGAGAAGACCAGCACCAACCGGATCGCCGAAATCGCCGGCGTCAGCGTCGGCTCGCTCTACCAGTATTTTCCCAGCAAGGAGGCGCTCGTCGCCGCCGTGATCGACCGTCACAACGAGGAGATCATGACGATCGTCCGCGCAGCATTCGTCGAGGTCGCCGATATGCCGATCGAGAAGGCCGTGCGGAAACTCGTCACCGTCGCGATCGAGGCCCATCACATCGACCCGAACCTGCACCGCGTGCTCGCCGAGCAGATCCCGCGTTCGGGCCGGCTCGCCGAGGTCGAAGCCTTCAACCACGAGGTCCACGCCCTCGTGCGCGCCTATCTCGAAAGCCGCCGCAAGGAAATGCGCAAGATCGATCCAGGGCTCGCAGCCTTCATCTGCGTCAGCGCGATCGAAGCCGTCGCGCACAACACAGTGCTGAACCAGGCCGAGATGCTGTCGGAGAAGATGGTGAGGACGCTGGTGGATGAGACGACGCGGATGGTGGTGGGGTATTTGAGGTAACGGCGTAACTGCGGATGGAACGGTATCCTCGAAACCGTTGCAGTTTCGGCACACTGATTCGGTTCCTGCCTCTGCACGCGTGAGTCCGATTGCGTTGATCGCCAATGGCCGCAATGATCAACGGATGCAGCGCAATTCAGAAACGATCAGTGAAGTTGCGAGGTATCTTGCGCTCGCCGAAGATTGCCGCGCGCACGCGTCGGAGGCGCGATGGGCGCCTGATGAGGCAGCTTGGCTGGCCCTTGCGGATGAGTGGCAAGCGCTCGCGCAACAGCTTCCTAATCGCGCTAGTCCTCGCGCCGCATCCGACTGACAGCCACGATCAGGTCGGGCCGTTCAAGAACTTCAACCAACTGATCAAGAATGACGCGCTCGTTGTTGCGCGGCTGAGGCTTCAAATACTCTTCAAGAATCCGCTGCGCATCGCTGACGGCTTGAAGAGCTAGCTGGTCATCTCGCATGCAACTCACCATGACGTGTGACGGACTAGAGACTAGCGTGGATGGATTTTGTTCCAACTGAATTAAAAATGTTTGCATGCGCGGATTGAGAAATGGCGCCTAGTCTTCAAATCGCGCACTTTTACGCATGAACAACGGTGCCAACGCTTGGCATGCCCGCAAAGACAAGTTGAAAGACTTCAAGTGGAAGGGCCCGTGGACAAATCGACAACCTACGCCGCGCGTAGGTCTGTCGTTGTCGATCGTTAGCGCGCATTGGATGGCGACGGAGGGCGCGGGCGCTTAACCGACAGCATTGCTGACTTGATGGGTCGAGCGAACTCGCGAGAGAAATCCGGACGCCCTGAGGCGGGACAATGTCTGACGTGTCGGCGCAATTTGCTGGCCATGAGCCCCGTCCTACAAGGCTGGCACGATGACATCATGCCCCTGTTTTGCCCGACGGGTCAAATCGCTTCGGAAAAACATCATTCTGCCAATGACATCGCTACTGTGCATGGGGTTGTTTTCGGCATTTTGATTTGCCGCACCCGCCCCGAAGCAGCCGTCCGCTACCGATGGTCGCGCAAGCGCCGCCGGCGGGAGCGAACTCCACGCCCCGATCAATCCACCCGACAGATGATTTGGAATAATGGTCGGAGCGAGAGGATTTGAACCTCCGACCCCTAGTCTCCCAGACTAGTGCGCTAACCGGGCTGCGCCACGCTCCGAACGTCGTTCCATTAGCTAGGATCGCTGCTTTGCGCAAGGCGAGGTCACACCATTTTGGCGCCTCTCCTGAAGAGGGCCGGTGCCGAAAGCACCCGGAACTGCCCGCAAAGCCGGCCGATCCGCCCTAGCCGTCCTTCATTGCCTGATCCAGCATGTCCCGGCAGGCGACGAGATCGGCGAGCGCCCGTCCGAGCCGCTCCCGGTCCAGCGCGCTGGGGCCGGCGGGCGCGGCGGGAGTGCCGCCCTTGCGGAAGGTGGTGAGGATGTCCTCGTCGTCGACCTCCGTGAAGCGGAAGTCGATGCCTTCCTCCTCGTCGCCCTGGTAGTCGTCATCGTCGGCATCGGTGATGCCCTTGATGGGCGCCTCTTCGTCGTCGGGCTCCATCAGGCTCGCGCCGATGGCGTCCTCGATGGCTCCGAACGAGACCGCGGCCGCGCCGTCGGCGAGGCCCTGCACCGATTTGACGCCGTGCTCTTTCAGGATCCGCTGCACCCCGCGGATGGTATAGCCCTCCCCGTAGAGGAGACGGCGGATGCCCTTGAGAAGGTCGACGTCGTCGGGACGGTAATAGCGGCGGCCGCCGCTGCGCTTCATCGGCTTGATCTGGGAGAATCGGGTCTCCCAGAACCGCAGCACGTGCTGCGGAATGTCGAGTTCCTGCGCTACTTCGCTGATGGTTCGGAACGCATCCGGCGCCTTGTCCAAATGCCAATCCTTTCCGAAGGGCGATTACGCCTCGGGTTGAGCCTTGCTGGCGTCGCCATTGCCGCGATGCTGGGTGTTGATCCGCTGCTTCAGGATCGCCGACGGCTTGAACACCATCACCCGGCGCGGTGAGATCGGCACCTCGGTTCCCGTCTTCGGATTACGGCCGATACGCTGCCCCTTCTTGCGGACCATGAAGGAGCCGAACGAGGACAATTTCACCGTCTCGCCCTTCTCGAGGCAGTCGGTGATCTCCTTCAGCACGAGTTCCACGAAGGCGGACGATTCCGTCCGCGACAGGCCCACCTTCTGGTAGACGGCCTCGCAGAGATCGACACGCGTTACGGTTTTACTTTGATCGGTCATCGCCCTGCCCCACATCACGGCGAACAATTGTTGTCTGAAATTATGAGGTTACGATACGCGGGTCAACAGCGCTCATCAATGCAGACGCATCGATAATGAGCGCTGATTCCGGCAAAATTTTATCGACTGTGACTACCAGCGCACCAGCGCGGAGCCCCAGGTGAAGCCGCCGCCCATCGCTTCCAGCAGGACCATGTCGCCGCGCTTGATGCGCCCGTCCTTGCGCGCCACCGACAGCGCCAGCGGAATCGAGGCCGCCGAAGTGTTGCCGTGACGGTCCACCGTCAGCACCACCTTCTCCGGCGCGATGTGGAGCTTGTGCGCGGACGCGTCGATGATTCGCTTGTTGGCCTGATGCGGCACGAACCAGTCGATGCTGTCGGCATTGAGCCCGGTCGTCTGGAAGGCGTCGACGATCACGTCGGTGATCATGCCGACCGCGTGCTTGAAGACCTCGCGGCCCTCCATGCGCAAATGGCCGACGGTCTGGGTCGAGGACGGACCGCCATCGACGAACAGCTTTGCCTTGTGGCGGCCGTCGGAGCGCAGGTGGGTGGTCACGATGCCACGGTCGGTCGCCGCATTGCCGGGCTGCTCCTGCGCCTCCAGCACCACCGCGCCGGCGCCGTCGCCGAACAGCACGCAGGTACCGCGATCGTTCCAGTCGAGGATGCGCGAGAAGGTCTCGGCGCCGATCACCAGCGCGCGCTTGTAGGCGCCGGTGCGCAGGAAATTGTCGGCGGTGGCGAGCGCGAACACGAAGCCGGAGCACACCGCCTGCAGATCGAACGCCGCGCCATGGTTGATGCCGAGCGCGTGCTGCACGGCGACCGCGGTTGCGGGGAAGGTGTTATCGGGCGTCGAGGTCGCCAGCACGATCAGCTCGATCGACTGGGCGTCCACGCCGGCGTCGCTGAGGGCAGCCTGCGCCGCCCTGACCGCCAAGTGCGAGGTGAACTCGCCCTCGGCCGCAATATGCCGCTCGCGAATGCCGGTGCGCTGCACGATCCATTCGTCGGACGTGTCGATGCGAGCCGCCAATTGGGCGTTGGTCACCACCTGCTCCGGCAGATAAGAGCCGCAGCCGAGCACGACCGAACGAATTTGAGTCACGAAACAGCCTCCTGCGCGGCCTGCACGGAATTGAGTGCACTACCCTCGCGGTTGAGCATCTGATTGATCTTGTTCAGGAGATCGTAGTGAGCCATCTCATAGCCAACATCGATCGCATAGGCAAAGCCTTCGGCGCTGATTCCGCCGTGGCTTTTGACAACCAGTCCTTTCAGACCCAGGAACACGCCGCCATTGGACTTGTTCGGGTCCATCTTGTCGCGCAGGGCCTGGAAGGCGCTGCGGGCAAAGAGATAGCCGAGCTTGGACAGCCAGCTCCGCTGCATCTCGTTGCGGAGTAATTCCGCCATCTGCCGCGCGGTTCCCTCGGCGGCCTTGAGCGCGATGTTGCCGCTGAAACCTTCGGTGACGATGACGTCGGCCAGCCCCTTGCCGATGCCGTCACCCTCGACGAAACCGATATAGTCGAGTTCCGGCAGGTTCCGCGCCCGCAGGATTTCTCCGGCCTCGCGGATCTCCTCGTGGCCCTTGATCTCTTCGGTTCCGATATTGAGGAGCCCTACCGTGGGCCGCTTCTTGTCGAACAGCACGCTTGCCGTGGCAGCCCCCATGAGCGCCAGCGATACCAGATGGTGCGCGTCACCGCCGATGGTGGCGCCGAGGTCGAGCACGACGGACTCGCCGCGCCTGGTCGGCCATATCCCTGTGATCGCCGGGCGATCGATGCCCGGCAGCGTGCGCAGGTGGAAGCGCGCCATCGCCATCAGCGCGCCGGTATTCCCGGCGGAGATCGCGACGTCCGCCTCGGCCTTCTTCACCGCATCGATGGCGAGCCACATCGAGGAGGTCCTGCGGCCGCGCCGCAGCGCCTGGCTCGGCTTGTCATCCATGCCGACGGCCACATCGGTATGGATGATCTTCGAAGCGGCCTTGAGGGCGGGATGCTTCTCCAGCTCAGGGTCGATCCTGGCGCGGTCCCCGACCAGCAGGAATTCAATCTCGCGATGCCTCTGAAGCGAGATCGCGGCGCCCGGAATGACCACGGCCGGGCCGACATCGCCTCCCATGGCGTCAAGCGCGATGCGCACCTTGCTTAGCATAAGTCCTGGAAACCTGGTCTGGTGCGGTCTTGAACGAGCGGGGCCGCAGAATGGCTTCGCCATGGACATGGCGACCGGCCTAGCGCCACGCCGCGCCCGGACCGGGGCGCGACAATAGCGTTTTGCTATCCCGAAACAACCTCTTGCCCCCAGCCTTTTGCATTCGGGGCGATCCGTGGGCGGCAGCGGAAATTCACAATAAGCACATTGCAATCAACAAGATAGGAACACCCTTCAAACCATCCAGACAGGCGGCTCACCCACCTCGCAAAGCGATCCTCACCGGGAATGCCCAGCTATTTGTCTTTCTTCTTGTCCTGGAGCGCCTTCAGCACGGCAAAGGGATGGTCCTCGGGGTCAGGCGCGGTGACCTCGGCCTCGAACACGACGCCCGGCTTGCGCGGATAGGGGTCGATCGCCAGGAACAGCGCATCGGTGGCAATCCGGCCGAGGTCGATGGTGCCGTTCATGATGGCCTCCGGCGGATCGACGACCTCCGGCGGCTCCGCGTCGTCCTGCCCCTCCTCGATCAGGTCGGCGAGCCGCCGCGCCTCGGCCTCAGGCGCGAACATCAGGTCTACCTCCTCCTCGATCTCGTTCTCGATCGGGTCGAGCGTGACCACACAAGTCTGGCCGATCCGGGCGCGAACGAGGCCCGTGACCTCGTAACGGCCGCCGCTTTTCGGCACGATTTCGAGGTCGGCCTGGGCGGAAAGGACCTCGCGGATGCCCGCGAGCTCGGCCATGGCCTGCCGTTCGGCGGCTGATGCCTCAAGCTTGCGATGCAGTCCGGTGTCGGGAATCTGCGCGACGATGACCGGGGACCGCCAGGGATCGGGCTTCGATTCTGCGTTCGGTCGGTTCATGGCGTGATGTCCTCGCTGAGCGCTGGAGGAAACTTGAAGGACGCCCCCAGCAGCGCCGTCTCGTCGGTCCGGCCGAGATCGGCCTCCGTGGCCCGCGCGTAGGCCGCGAGTTGCCGCGCCTGGTCCATGCCGGTCCCATTCAGGATATTCTTGCAGATGGCCGCGGCCAGCGCCTCGCCGCCGCCTTCGATGGCCTGGTCATAGGCCTGGACGCGCCCGTAAAACGCCTCGCCGAAGGCCCGCATCCGCTTCGGCACGGTCTGGTCGCCGATCCCCATCTCGCGCAGATTGTCGTCCATGTCCTCGCAGAAGCGGTCGAACAGCGCCTGGGACAGCTCGGTGGCGCCCTGGACCGTGCGCAGGCGGCGCAGCAGCAGCCAGAGATGCAGCAGCAACAGGTCGAATCGCCCGTTAACCGTATCGGGCACGCCCAAGTCGCGGTAAAACATGGGTTCTCGCGCCTGCGTCACGATCATGCCATAGATGGCTTCAATGGTGCCGCGCGGGGCTTGCCGGGGTTTCCTGAAGTGATTGAACGGCCAAACCATTGTGGGTTCCGCAAGCGGGCGTGCGCGTGTTGCAATTGCAGCCTCCGCCCGGTACTTCAGCGCCTCGCGCGACGCAAGGGGACGGAATCAGTTCCGCTATGACGATAACGAACGAGACCAGCCTGCGCGCGGACAAGCGGCGCGGCATTCATGCACGCTGGCGCGGCCTGCGCATGCTCGCGGCCGTCGCTCTGGTCGGGGCCGCCCTTGCCGGCTGCACCGGTGAGCAGTTCCAGAAGGGTTACATCCTGCCGCCCGGCGCGCTGGAGCAGATTCCGATCGGCGCGAGCCAGGACCAGGTGCTGATCGTGATGGGCACGCCCTCCACGGTCGCGACCCTCGACGGTGAGGTGTTTTACTACATCTCGCAGCGCTCGGAGCGTATCGTCGCCTTCATGAACCAGAGGGTGGTCGACCAGCGCGTGATCGCCGTCTATTTCGACAAGAACCGGCGCGTGCGCCGGCTGGCGAATTACGGTCTCCAAGACGGCAAGATCTTCGACTTCATCAGCCGCACGACACCGACGTCGGGCCAGGAGATGAGTTACCTCACGCCGATCTTCAAACTGCTCAGCTTTAACTGAGCCTTTAGCCTGCGGCGTCGTGCCGCCTCGCACGGCTTGCCGTTGCGCGTCGGGTTCCCTACGCTCCCTGCAAAACAAGAAGCAGGGAGTGGATTCGTGCCCAATAAATTTCTGTCCCGCCGCCGCGTGCTCGCCGGTGCCGCCGGCCTCTCGGCCGCGGCGATCCTGCCGCGATCGAGCCTGGCGGACTGGAAGCCCACCGAAAACGTCCGCATCGTCGTGCCGGCTGCGGCCGGCGGCTCGACCGACGTCATGGGCCGGCTCCTGGCCGCCCATCTGCAAACCGCCTGGGGCCAGTCGGCCGTCGTGGAAAACCGCTCCGGCGGCGGCGGCACGATCGGAACGGCGGAGGTTGTCCGCGCCAAGCCCGACGGACACACCATCCTGATCGGCAACCCGGGGCCGAACGCGATCGCCTACAGCATTTTCAAGAACCTCACCTACAAGCCGGACCAGCTCCAGCCTGTTACCAACATGATCCGGATCCCGAACATCGTCTCGGCGCATCCGAAGACCGGCATCAAGTCGGTGGCCGAGCTGATCGCGTATCTGAAGGCCAATCCCGACAAGCTCAGCTACGCCTCGTCCGGCGTCGGCCAGAGCCCTCACCTCACCGGCGCCTGGTTCCTGCAGCTCACCGGGCTGAAGATGACGCACATCCCGTTCCGCGGTGCCGGTCCCGCGCTCCAGGCCGCGCTCGCCGGCGACATCCAGATCCTGTTCGACAACCTCTATCCGAGCCTGCCGCAGGTGCAGAACGGCACGCTCAACGGCCTCTGCGTCACCACGACCGAGCGCAGCGACCTTGCGCCGAACCTGCCAACGATGCGCGAGAGCGCGCCGGAGCTGGCTGCTTTCGACGTGTCGTCCTGGTTCTCGGTGTTCCTGCCCAAGGGCGTTCAGCCCGCCGTGCTCGAGGCGCTCAATCTCCAGGTGAAGGCGATGCTGGAGCGCGACGACGTCAAGAAGAACATCGCCGCCATGGGTGCCCGCGCCGACTACGGCACGCCAGAGCAGTTCTCCGCCTTCGTGGATGCCGAAACGAAGAAGTTCGCCGGCATCATCCAGAAGGAAGGGCTGCAGATGGACGTGCAGTAGGCCGCTGGCTCGCCACATGGCCCGACCGGACCGCCGACCGCCAACGGCGCGACGCTCGTACAGTCTGGGCCAGAATGTCTCTTGACTTAGAGCGCACTCGAACTCGTAGTTTCCGTGCGTCGTGATGAGAGACAGGCATGAAGATCGGCGAACTCGCGAAGCGTTCCGGACTGACGGCCCACACGATCCGCTACTACGAGCGGATCGGGCTGTTGCCTTACGCTGACCGGGATCGATCCAGCCGACGTGACTACGACGCCTCGATCCTTGCATGGATCGAGTTTCTCGGCCGCCTGAAGACAACCGGCATGCCGATCCGGGACATGCTGCTTTACGCGGAACTCCGGGATCGAGGCAGCGGCACCGAGGCCGAGCGGCGCGCGCTGCTGGAGCGGCACCGTGAAAGCGTGCGTGCCCACGTCGACGAACTGAATGCCTGTCTTCTCGTCCTCGACACCAAGATCGGCGGTTATGCCGAAACGGAACAGAGGATGAAGTATTATGATGCAACACTTCCCGAACGCCGGCGAAAGCCGGTTGGAGCGCGGTCGCCGCGCGCTCGCTGAGATCGACGGAGAGGCCGGCCATAAGGTCGTGGCGGCGCTTGATGACATCGCCCCAGACTTTGCCACCTATGTCTTCGAGTTTCCATTCGGTGACATCTACTCGCGGCCCGGGCTCGACATCCGGTCGCGCGAAATCGCAACGATCGCAGCGCTCGCGGCCATGGGGAACGCCACACCTCAGCTCAAGGTGCATATCGAGGCTGGCCTGAATGTCGGGCTCGGCCGAGAGGAGATTGTCGAGATCCTCATACAGATGGCCGTCTATGCCGGCTTCCCGGCTGCCCTCAACGGCCTGTTCGCAGCGAAGGAAGTATTTGCGCAAAGAGCCGAGGACGGATCGGAGCCGAAAGCCTGAAGCTCGACCGTCGAACCCTGTTTTGCCGTGCGGCCGGACTGCGCTGCCCCTGACAAGAAGCCCCGCGGCTCGCGCCGCGGGGTTTTGTCTTGGGGTCGTCGAGGCCGCTCAGTGCGCCAGGATCGCCAGCAACAGCAACGCCACGATGTTGGTGATCTTGATCATCGGGTTCACCGCCGGTCCCGCCGTATCCTTGTAGGGATCGCCGACGGTGTCGCCGGTCACCGCCGACTTGTGGGCGTCAGAGCCCTTGCCGCCAAAGTGACCGTCCTCGATGTACTTCTTCGCGTTGTCCCAGGCGCCGCCGCCCGAGGTCATCGAGATCGCGACGAACAGGCCGGTCACGATCACGCCGAGCAGCATCGCGCCGACCGCCGAGAACGCCGCCGACTTGCCCGCCGCGCCGCCGCCCGCGATCGCGTAGATCAGGAAGTAGACGACGATCGGCGACAGGACCGGGAGCAGCGAGGGGATGATCATCTCCTTGATCGCCGCACGGGTGAGCAGGTCGACCGCCTTGCCGTAGTCCGGCTTGTCGGTGCCCTGCATGATGCCCGGCTTCTCGCGGAACTGGCGCCGCACCTCCTCGACGATCGCGCTGGCCGCACGGCCCACGGCCGTCATGCCCATCGCGCCGAACAAATACGGCAGCAGGCCGCCGAACAACAGGCCAACCACCACATACGGGTTGTTGAGCGAGAAGTCCGGATTGACGCCGGCGAAGTAGGTGTGGCGCGCAGAGTCCGCAACGAAGAACTTGAGGTCCTGGTTGTAGGCTGCGAACAGCACCAGCGCGCCGAGACCGGCGGAGCCGATCGCGTAGCCCTTGGTCACCGCCTTGGTGGTGTTGCCGACCGCGTCGAGCGCGTCGGTCGACTTGCGCACCTCCTTCGGCAGGCCCGCCATCTCGGCGATGCCGCCGGCGTTGTCGGTGACCGGGCCGAAGGCGTCGAGCGCGACGACCATGCCGGCCAGCGCCAGCATGGTGGCGGTCGCGATCGCGATGCCGAACAGGCCGGCCAGGCTGTAGGTGACCAGGATGCCGGCGATGATGACGATCGCGGGCAGCGCGGTCGCTTCCATCGAGACGGCGAGACCCTGGATCACGTTGGTGCCGTGACCGGTCACCGAGGCCTGCGCGATCGACTTCACCGGACGATAGTCCGTGCCGGTGTAGTACTCGGTGATCCAGATGATCAGCGCGGTGACGATGAGGCCGACCACGCCGCATTCGAACAGCGCCATGCCGGTATAGTCGACGCCGTCGAGCTTGCCGAAGCCGATCAGGGAGTAGATCACCCCGGCGATGCCGACCAGCGACAGGATGCCGGTTGCGATCAGGCCCTTGTAGAGCGCGCCCATGATCGACTGGCTCGGCCCGAGCTTCACGAAGAACGTGCCGATGATCGAGGTGATGATGCAGATGCCGCCGATGGCGAGCGGCAGCGTCATCATGTTGGCGAGGATCGGCGTCTTGGCGAAGAAGATCGCCGCGAGCACCATGGTGGCGACCGCGGTCAC includes the following:
- a CDS encoding dihydrodipicolinate synthase family protein, which encodes MKVRPTGVIPPMTTPFRKDGEIDYTLVAPQVDWMIGAGAHGVAAGGSTGEGHTLDHEEYRDLMEATVEAVKGRIPVIAGIIVDSTRDAIRRGKLVRDMNVAALQVTPVHYLFKPDDEAMVAHFRAMADETGMPIIIYNVVPWSYLSPALLTRIMTEVPLVIGVKQSAGDLKLFADLMMMAPDKLIYSAVDALMYPSYTLGAHGSIAAILTAAPHASVALWDAVKAGDHPRALDLHKKLLTLWNAVIADNLPACTRYAQTLQGLPKTYPRAPMPEATPAQQAATRKALEALGALGGQRVEAAE
- a CDS encoding alpha/beta fold hydrolase; this translates as MSVARIASAFQFCPGGRLLGMRPPADPAPSLQSRCFNALLRRLPYKQQLASAEAVQAHVQKLALAPASYEPTGLGRGVEATLTKMGGWPVYYTAPSSGHEGCNHVMFLHGGGYINEIVPAHWRFVGQMTRKARVVCVVPIYPLAPRATAKDVVPVTAELLRMLLEDAGPAKVTVVGNSAGAGLALAACQWLRDRGHRQPNRLVLISPAADASVSRPEQVEIAGRDPIQDIPGIIEAARLYAGELDIGHPFVSPLNGAFRALAPMTIFAGTRDLLYPDSVDLAERARAVGVPVELHLRRDQPHNYALMPTPEGRQARAIILRAVA
- a CDS encoding TetR/AcrR family transcriptional regulator, which codes for MARKPPTKPRKNASQARSRATVDALVEATARILVREGFEKTSTNRIAEIAGVSVGSLYQYFPSKEALVAAVIDRHNEEIMTIVRAAFVEVADMPIEKAVRKLVTVAIEAHHIDPNLHRVLAEQIPRSGRLAEVEAFNHEVHALVRAYLESRRKEMRKIDPGLAAFICVSAIEAVAHNTVLNQAEMLSEKMVRTLVDETTRMVVGYLR
- a CDS encoding MerR family transcriptional regulator, giving the protein MDKAPDAFRTISEVAQELDIPQHVLRFWETRFSQIKPMKRSGGRRYYRPDDVDLLKGIRRLLYGEGYTIRGVQRILKEHGVKSVQGLADGAAAVSFGAIEDAIGASLMEPDDEEAPIKGITDADDDDYQGDEEEGIDFRFTEVDDEDILTTFRKGGTPAAPAGPSALDRERLGRALADLVACRDMLDQAMKDG
- a CDS encoding integration host factor subunit alpha translates to MTDQSKTVTRVDLCEAVYQKVGLSRTESSAFVELVLKEITDCLEKGETVKLSSFGSFMVRKKGQRIGRNPKTGTEVPISPRRVMVFKPSAILKQRINTQHRGNGDASKAQPEA
- a CDS encoding beta-ketoacyl-ACP synthase III; translated protein: MTQIRSVVLGCGSYLPEQVVTNAQLAARIDTSDEWIVQRTGIRERHIAAEGEFTSHLAVRAAQAALSDAGVDAQSIELIVLATSTPDNTFPATAVAVQHALGINHGAAFDLQAVCSGFVFALATADNFLRTGAYKRALVIGAETFSRILDWNDRGTCVLFGDGAGAVVLEAQEQPGNAATDRGIVTTHLRSDGRHKAKLFVDGGPSSTQTVGHLRMEGREVFKHAVGMITDVIVDAFQTTGLNADSIDWFVPHQANKRIIDASAHKLHIAPEKVVLTVDRHGNTSAASIPLALSVARKDGRIKRGDMVLLEAMGGGFTWGSALVRW
- the plsX gene encoding phosphate acyltransferase PlsX; protein product: MLSKVRIALDAMGGDVGPAVVIPGAAISLQRHREIEFLLVGDRARIDPELEKHPALKAASKIIHTDVAVGMDDKPSQALRRGRRTSSMWLAIDAVKKAEADVAISAGNTGALMAMARFHLRTLPGIDRPAITGIWPTRRGESVVLDLGATIGGDAHHLVSLALMGAATASVLFDKKRPTVGLLNIGTEEIKGHEEIREAGEILRARNLPELDYIGFVEGDGIGKGLADVIVTEGFSGNIALKAAEGTARQMAELLRNEMQRSWLSKLGYLFARSAFQALRDKMDPNKSNGGVFLGLKGLVVKSHGGISAEGFAYAIDVGYEMAHYDLLNKINQMLNREGSALNSVQAAQEAVS
- a CDS encoding DUF177 domain-containing protein, yielding MNRPNAESKPDPWRSPVIVAQIPDTGLHRKLEASAAERQAMAELAGIREVLSAQADLEIVPKSGGRYEVTGLVRARIGQTCVVTLDPIENEIEEEVDLMFAPEAEARRLADLIEEGQDDAEPPEVVDPPEAIMNGTIDLGRIATDALFLAIDPYPRKPGVVFEAEVTAPDPEDHPFAVLKALQDKKKDK
- a CDS encoding ubiquinol-cytochrome C chaperone family protein, which produces MVWPFNHFRKPRQAPRGTIEAIYGMIVTQAREPMFYRDLGVPDTVNGRFDLLLLHLWLLLRRLRTVQGATELSQALFDRFCEDMDDNLREMGIGDQTVPKRMRAFGEAFYGRVQAYDQAIEGGGEALAAAICKNILNGTGMDQARQLAAYARATEADLGRTDETALLGASFKFPPALSEDITP
- a CDS encoding outer membrane protein assembly factor BamE is translated as MTITNETSLRADKRRGIHARWRGLRMLAAVALVGAALAGCTGEQFQKGYILPPGALEQIPIGASQDQVLIVMGTPSTVATLDGEVFYYISQRSERIVAFMNQRVVDQRVIAVYFDKNRRVRRLANYGLQDGKIFDFISRTTPTSGQEMSYLTPIFKLLSFN